The Cydia splendana chromosome 8, ilCydSple1.2, whole genome shotgun sequence genome contains a region encoding:
- the LOC134792745 gene encoding transcription initiation factor TFIID subunit 2: MKKERTGDNCRPFKLAHQILSLTGISFERRSIIGFVELTVVPLKDNLRYIRLNAKQCRIYRVCLNDRYEANFQYCDPFLDICQADPNTRSLEVFSQCHLAAAQKIDPDHNSGELHIQVPDDAAHLVGEGRGLRIGIEFSLESPQGGMHFVVPEGEGSLVEKSAHMFTYGHSARLWFPCVDSFAEPCTWKLEFTVDESLTAVSCGELLDVVYTPDHRRKTFHYVVNTPACAPNIALAIGPFETYVDPFMNEVTHYCLPNLMQILKNTVRYLHEAFEFYEETLSTRYPYPCYKQVFVDETEDDATAYTTMSILSVHLLHSIAIIDQTYISRKAMAQAVAEQFFGCFITMQNWSDLWLAKGIPDYLCGLYSKKCFGNNEYKYWTHQELQEVVTYEEQYGGIVLDPWQPPTSGARVDPKDVFYFPVRNVHTMSPRYIEVMRKKSHLVLRMLEQRIGQELLLQVFNKQLSLATNAANTKIGGGLWGHLLLSTNLFVRAIFTVTGKDMAVFVDQWVRTGGHAKFQLTSVFNRKRNTVELEIRQDCVHERGIRKYVGPLLVQLQELDGTFKHTLQIENTVVKADITCHSKSRRNKKKKIPLCTGEEVDMDLSAMDDSPVLWIRLDPEMSLLRSTVISQPDYQWQYQLRHERDVTAQIEAIDALHNYPEPATRKALTDTIENEQTYYKIRCRAAHCLTKVANAMISSWAGPPAMLTIFRKMFGSFSAPHIIKQNNFDNLQHYFLQKTIPVAMAGLRNIHGICPPEVVRFLLDLFKYNDNSKNHFSDNYYKAALVDALTATITPVISVLQPGAPITADSLAADTKLVLEEITRVLNLEKVLPCYKNTVTVSCLRSIRRLQQCGHLPSIPTVFRAYAQYGQYVDVRLAAFECLVDFVRVDGKPEDLSSLLTTVESDPDPHVRHGLARLLVNNPPFEKAQRHRLDTEAVVHRLWNNINSHLSNDARLRCDLVDLYYTLYGLKRPICVPLPEIQAMMKQMQHKERERLEREKDREKDRARLREMELNKPVIKQEIPEIKFEAEEPSTVVPSLDSGIIMPTPMELDIKSDLPVPLANIKEEDIKIDVTSVHDMPIRVYSGDDSKREFISDNAAPLPGIPGSSGPIGFEPGMFRRDKDDMGAPKAKKKKKEKKKHKHKHKHKHSSKDKSGKDKDHRDRDRFPPRPPSSTDHLKIKEETRETLSSFSSSQSPSEDISSMPSNMSF, encoded by the exons ATGAAGAAAGAGCGCACTGGCGACAATTGTCGCCCATTTAAATTA GCTCATCAAATTCTCAGTTTGACTGGGATAAGCTTTGAAAGGAGAAGTATTATT GGCTTTGTCGAGCTGACCGTAGTCCCATTGAAAGATAACTTGCGTTACATAAGGCTCAATGCAAAGCAATGTCGTATCTATCGCGTCTGCCTGAATGACCGATATGAAGCAAACTTTCAATATTGTGACCCATTCTTGGATATCTGCCAAGCTGACCCTAACAC GAGATCCCTCGAAGTATTCTCACAATGCCACCTAGCAGCAGCTCAGAAGATTGACCCAGATCACAACTCGGGAGAGCTCCACATCCAAGTCCCTGATGATGCGGCTCACCTGGTGGGCGAGGGCAGAGGCCTCCGCATTGGTATTGAGTTCTCTTTGGAGTCTCCGCAGGGCGGGATGCATTTTGTGGTGCCAGAAGGAGAAGGATCTCTGGTTGAG AAATCAGCTCACATGTTCACCTATGGCCACTCAGCACGCCTCTGGTTCCCCTGCGTCGACAGTTTCGCTGAACCCTGCACATGGAAGCTAGAGTTCACCGTTGACGAGTCCCTGACTGCTGTCTCCTGTGGAGAGCTGCTGGATGTTGTGTACACACCGGACCATAGACGGAAGACATTCCATTATGTTGTGAATACGCCGGCGTGTGCGCCGAATATCGCTTTGGCTATTGG ACCATTCGAGACTTACGTAGATCCGTTTATGAATGAAGTGACGCACTACTGTTTACCGAATCTGATGCAAATACTTAAGAACACTGTGCGATACCTACATGAGGCATTCGAATTCTATGAAGAGACGTTATCCACTAGGTATCCATATCCGTGCTACAAGCAAGTTTTCGTTGATGAG ACAGAAGACGACGCGACAGCCTACACCACAATGTCCATCCTAAGCGTCCACCTCCTCCACTCAATAGCCATCATAGACCAAACCTACATCAGCCGCAAGGCCATGGCTCAAGCTGTTGCAGAACAGTTCTTTGGCTGCTTTATCACTATGCAGAACTGGTCGGATTTGTGGTTGGCCAAGGGCATTCCTGATTATCTGTGTGGGTTGTATTCAAAGAAGTGCTTTGGCAATAATGAGTATAAGTATTGGACGCATCAGGAGCTACAAGAG GTTGTGACATACGAAGAGCAATATGGTGGTATCGTTCTTGATCCATGGCAACCGCCGACGAGCGGAGCTCGCGTGGATCCCAAAGACGTGTTTTATTTCCCAGTCAGAAATGTGCACACTATGTCACCGAGGTATATTGAG GTGATGCGTAAAAAATCCCACCTAGTGCTCCGAATGTTAGAACAACGTATCGGCCAAGAATTACTACTACAAGTATTCAACAAGCAACTATCCCTCGCTACCAACGCCGCCAACACTAAAATAGGAGGAGGGTTATGGGGACATCTCTTGCTGTCAACGAATTTGTTCGTGAGGGCTATATTCACGGTGACTGGGAAGGATATGGCGGTGTTTGTGGACCAGTGGGTCCGGACAGGAGGACATGCGAAGTTTCAGTTGACCTCAGTGTTTAATAGGAAACG AAACACAGTAGAACTCGAAATCCGTCAAGACTGCGTCCACGAGCGCGGCATACGCAAATACGTGGGGCCGCTCCTCGTCCAACTACAAGAGTTAGACGGCACATTCAAACACACGCTTCAAATTGAGAACACGGTGGTGAAGGCTGATATCACGTGCCACAGTAAGAGCAGGAGgaataagaagaagaagataccgCTGTGTACGGGGGAAGAGGTTGATATGGATCTGTCGGCTATGGA CGATTCTCCAGTTCTCTGGATCCGTCTCGACCCCGAGATGTCCCTATTACGAAGCACCGTCATATCACAACCCGACTACCAATGGCAGTACCAGCTCAGACACGAGCGTGACGTCACAGCCCAAATCGAAGCCATCGACGCTTTACACAACTACCCTGAACCGGCCACAAGGAAAGCACTTACAGATACTATAGAGAATGAACAAACTTATTATAAGATCAGGTGTCGGGCAGCGCATTGTTTGACAAAG GTGGCAAACGCAATGATCAGCTCATGGGCGGGTCCACCGGCCATGTTGACGATATTCCGCAAGATGTTCGGTTCGTTCTCGGCGCCGCACATTATAAAGCAGAACAACTTTGACAACTTGCAGCATTACTTCCTGCAGAAGACTATACCCGTCGCTATGGCAG GCCTTCGCAACATCCACGGCATCTGCCCGCCCGAAGTGGTGAGATTCCTCCTCGACCTCTTCAAGTACAACGACAACTCGAAGAACCACTTCTCTGACAACTATTATAAAGCGGCGTTGGTCGATGCTTTGACGGCGACCATCACACCTGTTATATCTGTGCTGCAACCG ggTGCCCCAATAACAGCAGACTCCCTCGCAGCGGACACAAAACTAGTTCTAGAAGAGATAACCCGCGTCCTAAATTTAGAGAAAGTGTTGCCATGCTACAAGAATACTGTGACCGTCAGTTGTCTACGCTCGATAAGGCGGTTGCAGCAGTGCGGGCATCTGCCGAGCATACCCACTGTGTTTAGAGCTTATGCCCAGTACGGACAATATGTTG ACGTACGCCTAGCCGCCTTCGAGTGCCTAGTCGATTTCGTCCGCGTTGACGGCAAGCCTGAAGACCTTAGTTCCCTCCTAACCACAGTGGAAAGCGATCCCGACCCTCACGTGCGACACGGCCTGGCTCGCTTGTTGGTCAACAACCCACCCTTCGAGAAGGCTCAGCGGCATAGATTGGACACGGAGGCTGTTGTGCACAG ACTATGGAACAACATAAACAGCCACCTATCAAACGACGCACGACTCAGATGCGATTTAGTTGATCTCTACTACACCTTGTATGGGCTCAAGCGGCCCATATGCGTACCTCTGCCTGAGATTCAGGCGATGATGAAACAAATGCAGCACAAAGAGCGAGAGAGGCTGGAGCGGGAAAAGGACAGGGAGAAGGACAGGGCCAGGCTGAGAGAGATGGAGTTGAATAAACCTGTTATTAAGCAAGAAATTCCTGAG ATTAAATTCGAAGCCGAGGAGCCATCCACCGTAGTTCCCAGCCTGGACTCCGGTATCATAATGCCGACCCCAATGGAGTTGGACATTAAGAGCGACCTGCCCGTTCCTCTGGCCAACATCAAGGAGGAGGACATCAAGATTGACGTCACTTCGGTCCATGACATGCCGATCAGGGTGTACAGTGGC GACGACTCAAAACGGGAGTTCATATCGGACAACGCGGCCCCGCTGCCCGGCATTCCCGGCTCGTCGGGCCCCATCGGCTTCGAGCCCGGCATGTTCCGCCGCGACAAGGATGACATGGGCGCTCCTAAG gcaaagaaaaagaagaaagaaaagaaGAAGCATAAACACAAACACAAGCATAAACACAGCAGCAAAGACAAATCCGGCAAAGACAAGGACCATAGAGACAGAGACCGCTTCCCTCCCCGCCCCCCCTCGAGCACAGACCATCTCAAAATCAAGGAGGAGACGCGGGAAACGCTTAGTTCATTCAGCTCAAGTCAAAGCCCTTCCGAGGATATATCGTCTATGCCCAGTAATATGAGCttttaa
- the LOC134792733 gene encoding uncharacterized protein LOC134792733 — MVEMRDLPYFTCLVLYIFSFQIIATNSRTSNIWKLNPEEGTIVDGNTLTQDDADKQKMTEEDPIFNIITSTVYYGNTWTKHGFDMFCTDCQAYEQQRSGVENGDESTLTETNGDVDDEYLDCGKAVNFTYYDNLVGVARRHRHPNVPEPQVALIFTKKKSFKNGVTELDINALEKRLKKAKREKPKSVQLYNQIGNFWRIKGDTRQSIECFRRALAVSPYNAEVLLNLARVLFTLQYLDDAIYLTRRSLEVQPPDRSAWQQYFTLGEIFKAYGHYQEAAVHLKHALDLRPDFEPALTALKDIENIPEANVHVYTLLIIVCLVMGVLLVILSSVDNNGEAEEHKTQRHFNRAMAMRSLRGVALPGSRGRKKGGS, encoded by the exons ATGGTCGAAATGAGAGACCTACCATACTTTACTTGTTTGGTTCTGTACATATTTTCTTTCCAAATTATTGCTACGAATTCTCGTACATCTAATATTTGGAAACTTAATCCTGAAGAAGGTACAATAGTTGATGGCAATACGTTGACCCAG GATGACGCTGATAAGCAAAAAATGACTGAAGAAGACCCCATATTCAACATAATAACCTCCACTGTGTACTATGGGAACACTTGGACTAAGCATGGCTTTGACATGTTTTGTACTGACTGCCAAGCTTATGAACAGCAAAG ATCCGGTGTTGAAAACGGAGATGAGTCGACACTGACTGAGACTAATGGTGATGTTGACGATGAATACTTGGACTGCGGGAAGGCTGTCAACTTCACATACTATGACAACCTTGTGGGGGTGGCCAGGCGCCATAGACATCCAAATGTTCCTGAGCCACag GTGGCTCTTATATTCACAAAAAAGAAGTCCTTTAAAAATGGTGTGACGGAGCTGGATATAAACGCTCTGGAGAAACGACTGAAAAAAGCTAAGAGAGAGAAACCAAAGTCAGTACAGCTGTACAACCAAATCGGCAACTTTTGGAGAATCAAGGGTGACACTAGACAGAGCATTGAGTGCTTCCGGCGAGCGTTGGCCGTGTCTCCTTATAATGCAGAA GTGCTCCTGAACCTGGCGCGCGTGCTATTCACACTGCAGTACCTCGACGACGCTATCTACCTGACGCGACGCTCGCTCGAGGTTCAGCCGCCGGACCGCAGCGCGTGGCAGCAGTACTTCACGCTCGGGGAGATATTTAAAGCTTATGGACACTATCAG GAAGCAGCGGTACATCTCAAGCACGCGTTAGATTTGAGACCGGACTTCGAACCGGCGCTGACGGCGCTAAAGGACATTGAGAACATACCGGAGGCAAACGTGCACGTGTACACGCTCCTTATTATTGTGTGTTTG GTGATGGGCGTCCTCCTCGTAATCCTCTCTTCCGTGGACAACAACGGCGAAGCGGAGGAGCACAAAACTCAGCGCCACTTCAACCGCGCCATGGCGATGCGCTCCCTGCGAGGCGTGGCCTTACCCGGCTCGCGCGGCCGCAAGAAAGGCGGCTCCTAA